One Cucumis sativus cultivar 9930 chromosome 1, Cucumber_9930_V3, whole genome shotgun sequence DNA segment encodes these proteins:
- the LOC101210530 gene encoding uncharacterized protein LOC101210530 isoform X3, with translation MENDRRPGRSDARLSMEEEREMEAKTREYFNGVAPKRHTKPQRSEFSAHYVDKGNDEDNYIPELAEFQRLESDPHEQRLTYDGRNGKISEEFVETKYYDDLNCVDKQHHTTGTGFIKMENGDCKGFRLAPDSADAGCCHGSCRGNPATNDWIPASNDLGHFTLGLGKPNRSDN, from the exons ATGGAGAACGATAGAAGGCCTGGAAGGAGCGACGCTCGTTTATCCAtggaggaagaaagagaaatggagGCCAAAACTCGAGAGTATTTCAATGGCGTAGCACCCAAACGCCATACTAAGCCTCAGCGCAGCGAGTTCTCTGCTCATTACGTCGATAAAGGAAATGACGAGGACAATTACATTCCTGAACTCGCCGAGTTTCAGCGCCTTGAATCTGATCCTCACGAG caGAGACTTACTTATGATGGCCGTAACGGCAAGATCTCTGAGGAATTTGTGGAGACGAAGTATTATGATGATCTCAATTGTGTAGACAAACAGCACCACACG ACAGGAACAGGATTCATAAAAATGGAGAACGGAGATTGCAAAGGTTTTAGACTCGCACCAGATTCTGCAGATGCCGGTTGCTGCCATGGCTCTTGTAGGGGTAATCCGGCGACCAACGACTGGATTCCGGCCAGTAACGATCTG
- the LOC101210530 gene encoding uncharacterized protein LOC101210530 isoform X4, with protein sequence MISFHGFEVPYEKISKENILVIHTKHRLPLSFKYSSLQTNGKGRFREPTAMENDRRPGRSDARLSMEEEREMEAKTREYFNGVAPKRHTKPQRSEFSAHYVDKGNDEDNYIPELAEFQRLESDPHERLTYDGRNGKISEEFVETKYYDDLNCVDKQHHTTGTGFIKMENGDCKGFRLAPDSADAGCCHGSCRGNPATNDWIPASNDLGHFTLGLGKPNRSDN encoded by the exons ATGATTAGTTTTCATGGTTTTGAAGTTCCGTACGaaaaaatatctaaagaaAATATCTTAGTCATCCATACAAAACACCGACTCCCTCTTTCGTTCAAATACTCTTCACTGCAAACCAACGGAAAAGGCAGATTCAGAGAACCAACGGCAATGGAGAACGATAGAAGGCCTGGAAGGAGCGACGCTCGTTTATCCAtggaggaagaaagagaaatggagGCCAAAACTCGAGAGTATTTCAATGGCGTAGCACCCAAACGCCATACTAAGCCTCAGCGCAGCGAGTTCTCTGCTCATTACGTCGATAAAGGAAATGACGAGGACAATTACATTCCTGAACTCGCCGAGTTTCAGCGCCTTGAATCTGATCCTCACGAG AGACTTACTTATGATGGCCGTAACGGCAAGATCTCTGAGGAATTTGTGGAGACGAAGTATTATGATGATCTCAATTGTGTAGACAAACAGCACCACACG ACAGGAACAGGATTCATAAAAATGGAGAACGGAGATTGCAAAGGTTTTAGACTCGCACCAGATTCTGCAGATGCCGGTTGCTGCCATGGCTCTTGTAGGGGTAATCCGGCGACCAACGACTGGATTCCGGCCAGTAACGATCTG
- the LOC101210530 gene encoding uncharacterized protein LOC101210530 isoform X2, which produces MISFHGFEVPYEKISKENILVIHTKHRLPLSFKYSSLQTNGKGRFREPTAMENDRRPGRSDARLSMEEEREMEAKTREYFNGVAPKRHTKPQRSEFSAHYVDKGNDEDNYIPELAEFQRLESDPHERLTYDGRNGKISEEFVETKYYDDLNCVDKQHHTTGTGFIKMENGDCKGFRLAPDSADAGCCHGSCRGNPATNDWIPASNDLAENKTQRKASRDEPKGGILSSL; this is translated from the exons ATGATTAGTTTTCATGGTTTTGAAGTTCCGTACGaaaaaatatctaaagaaAATATCTTAGTCATCCATACAAAACACCGACTCCCTCTTTCGTTCAAATACTCTTCACTGCAAACCAACGGAAAAGGCAGATTCAGAGAACCAACGGCAATGGAGAACGATAGAAGGCCTGGAAGGAGCGACGCTCGTTTATCCAtggaggaagaaagagaaatggagGCCAAAACTCGAGAGTATTTCAATGGCGTAGCACCCAAACGCCATACTAAGCCTCAGCGCAGCGAGTTCTCTGCTCATTACGTCGATAAAGGAAATGACGAGGACAATTACATTCCTGAACTCGCCGAGTTTCAGCGCCTTGAATCTGATCCTCACGAG AGACTTACTTATGATGGCCGTAACGGCAAGATCTCTGAGGAATTTGTGGAGACGAAGTATTATGATGATCTCAATTGTGTAGACAAACAGCACCACACG ACAGGAACAGGATTCATAAAAATGGAGAACGGAGATTGCAAAGGTTTTAGACTCGCACCAGATTCTGCAGATGCCGGTTGCTGCCATGGCTCTTGTAGGGGTAATCCGGCGACCAACGACTGGATTCCGGCCAGTAACGATCTG